The Arctopsyche grandis isolate Sample6627 chromosome 7, ASM5162203v2, whole genome shotgun sequence genome includes a window with the following:
- the LOC143914534 gene encoding uncharacterized protein LOC143914534 isoform X1, with protein MTLDKMSGGKVDDGSNQVSIIEGMVKFRDGKKWKSRWCVMRKLSPVADCIHLQLYRDAKERQKNGQTKASLSLQQYLGLECGFTLDKESNTLALVCRDVTAVLAFPAHEALLQWRVRAAKQLGESRTMPALVALAPPKSRVPRGPVRVHVRHVPALPSTVCITSGVPPKLLAVWDVADLRRYGMVDGRLCFEVGTRGGRLEGAWALLADRADKLVEALAASASTSRSSISNDNRKQLQLKIDKRLSDMNDSADMDMTPSWNLDQMSEAESSIGFGDSASVIDGQISKHGSSESRESLRPVNLGRCMSCMSHLGAPVAGSAASSASGAWTAMDSFNEMRPETDRASLYSRSSGGTSEYSVPKTFWKDCSMSSKSASPICPLPPGPIVQMRNSCTCQCLRSQKSFSGPYENYDVPKPPMPLIQEYPASSPSMRKSDSNYDVPKNLKKCLTKDIISCTCSHNNIVKSISIPFTPTAEIASEDADSLNNQLDLHIEAQASSSHSNYTNIEPITDSTMNKTTQEQPSVDMSLILDEFESSAQILRNAGFCQDEIDGLEDIPENEPLCMNHEHHYSCTDSQNTKTSLSNYNTPEKSFGVKGFESSFAENSTLTRRKSSSADFLKKAEAFFDMAKSNSHKDVSTDLNPLTKNNYSNMMLENFINLNHQTVIRKSDLVKPEKPVKPDTTFLSKFRDSVKIRRSSSAPSKSEKNRDSSSSSDSGVSTGSLKYPKYDGAELDLPIMKHACQNKTNRKTIDYSPISITSTTSDPMQQISFKFHEVPNMIKSESFDAGPMNCIRRHNKGLPSLDSHGGVRSPSSCGSETSDYLETLSMSSISSNETSSRCITRPRSGREYSTIQNTLRRQNACERCCHLPQEI; from the exons ATTGTATCCACCTTCAGCTGTATCGTGATGCCAAGGAGCGCCAGAAGAATGGCCAGACGAAGGCTTCCCTTTCGCTGCAGCAATACCTGGGCTTGGAGTGCGGCTTCACCTTGGATAAAGAGTCCAACACTTTGGCCCTAGTTTGCCGAGATGTGACTGCAGTTTTGGCCTTTCCTGCCCACGAAGCTTTGCTCCAGTGGCGCGTGCGTGCCGCCAAGCAGCTAGGCGAGTCCCGCACGATGCCTGCTCTAGTGGCTCTTGCTCCACCAAAAAGCCGAGTGCCACGTGGTCCTGTTCGAGTACACGTGAGGCACGTGCCAGCTTTGCCCAGCACTGTTTGCATCACTTCTGGTGTACCACCCAAGCTGCTAGCTGTCTGGGATGTCGCCGATCTCAG ACGCTATGGAATGGTAGATGGTCGCCTATGTTTCGAAGTGGGTACTCGTGGTGGTCGCTTAGAAGGTGCTTGGGCACTCTTGGCCGATAGAGCAGATAAATTAGTGGAAGCACTTGCAGCTTCTGCTTCAACGTCACGATCTAGCATAa GCAACGACAACAGAAAGCAACTCCAACTGAAGATAGACAAACGACTATCAGACATGAACGACTCTGCCGACATGGATATGACTCCGAGTTGGAATCTAGATCAAATGTCCGAAGCTGAGAGCAGCATAGGCTTCGGAGATTCGGCTTCCGTGATAGACGGGCAGATTTCGAAGCACGGCAGCAGCGAATCAAGGGAGTCTCTCAGGCCGGTCAATCTTGGCCGGTGCATGAGTTGCATGAGTCATTTGGGTGCACCGGTGGCAGGGTCTGCAGCCAGTAGCGCTAGTGGAGCGTGGACTGCAATGGATTCCTTCAACGAGATGAGACCGGAGACGGACAGAGCGTCGTTGTATTCCCGGTCGAGCGGCGGCACGTCCGAGTATTCAGTTCCTAAAACCTTCTGGAAAGATTGTAGCATGAGTTCCAAGAGTGCCAGTCCAATTTGTCCCCTACCTCCCGGTCCAATAGTTCAAATGAGGAACAGTTGCACGTGCCAATGTCTTCGTAGTCAGAAGAGCTTCAGCGGACCTTATGAAAATTATGATGTACCTAAACCTCCAATGCCTCTCATTCAA GAATATCCTGCTTCATCACCCAGTATGCGAAAATCAGATTCAAACTATGACGTGCCAAAGAATTTGAAAAAGTGTCTTACAAAAGACATTATTAGCTGTACATGTTCTCACAACAACATAGTTAAAAGCATATCAATACCTTTCACACCGACTGCAGAAATCGCAAGCGAAGACGCCGATAGCCTGAATAATCAATTAGATTTGCACATAGAAGCACAAGCATCTTCTTCGCACTCCAACTACACCAATATTGAACCGATTACTGATAGTACTATGAATAAAACCACCCAAGAACAGCCCAGTGTAGATATGTCGTTAATCTTAGACGAATTCGAAAGTTCAGCGCAAATACTGAGGAACGCTGGATTCTGTCAGGACGAGATTGATGGCCTCGAGGATATACCTGAGAACGAGCCGTTGTGCATGAATCACGAACATCATTATTCTTGTACAGATTCTCAAAACACTAAAACTTCATTGAGTAATTATAATACACCTGAGAAAAGCTTCGGAGTGAAGGGATTTGAATCATCTTTTGCGGAAAATTCAACGCTGACAAGACGGAAGAGTAGTTCGGCTGACTTTTTAAAGAAAGCAGAAGCATTCTTTGACATGGCCAAAAGCAATAGTCATAAAGACGTGTCAACAGATTTGAACCCATTGACTAAAAACAACTATAGTAACATGAtgcttgaaaattttataaatctgAATCACCAAACCGTCATTCGGAAGAGTGATCTTGTGAAGCCGGAGAAGCCGGTCAAACCCGACACTACGTTTCTTTCCAAGTTCAGAGACTCTGTAAAGATTCGCAGGTCTTCGAGCGCCCCGAGCAAGTCAGAAAAGAATAGGGATTCTTCGAGTTCGAGCGACTCGGGCGTTTCAACGGGTTCGTTGAAGTATCCGAAGTATGATGGGGCCGAACTTGATTTGCCCATTATGAAGCACGCTTGTCAAAACAAAACCAACAGGAAGACAATAGACTATTCCCCGATTTCTATCACCTCAACAACGTCTGATCCGATGCAACAAATTTCGTTCAAGTTCCACGAGGTTCCCAATATGATCAAGTCGGAATCGTTCGATGCCGGCCCGATGAACTGCATCAGAAGACATAATAAAG GTTTGCCTTCTTTGGATAGTCATGGCGGCGTGCGCAGTCCGAGCAGCTGCGGTTCCGAAACATCCGACTATCTCGAGACGTTATCCATGTCTTCGATCAGCTCCAACGAAACAAGCAGTCGCTGCATAACACGTCCTCGCTCAGGTCGTGAATACAGCACCATCCAGAACACTCTGAGACGACAGAATGCCTGCGAACGTTGCTGCCATCTGCCGCAGGAGATTTGA
- the LOC143914534 gene encoding uncharacterized protein LOC143914534 isoform X2, whose protein sequence is MPALVALAPPKSRVPRGPVRVHVRHVPALPSTVCITSGVPPKLLAVWDVADLRRYGMVDGRLCFEVGTRGGRLEGAWALLADRADKLVEALAASASTSRSSISNDNRKQLQLKIDKRLSDMNDSADMDMTPSWNLDQMSEAESSIGFGDSASVIDGQISKHGSSESRESLRPVNLGRCMSCMSHLGAPVAGSAASSASGAWTAMDSFNEMRPETDRASLYSRSSGGTSEYSVPKTFWKDCSMSSKSASPICPLPPGPIVQMRNSCTCQCLRSQKSFSGPYENYDVPKPPMPLIQEYPASSPSMRKSDSNYDVPKNLKKCLTKDIISCTCSHNNIVKSISIPFTPTAEIASEDADSLNNQLDLHIEAQASSSHSNYTNIEPITDSTMNKTTQEQPSVDMSLILDEFESSAQILRNAGFCQDEIDGLEDIPENEPLCMNHEHHYSCTDSQNTKTSLSNYNTPEKSFGVKGFESSFAENSTLTRRKSSSADFLKKAEAFFDMAKSNSHKDVSTDLNPLTKNNYSNMMLENFINLNHQTVIRKSDLVKPEKPVKPDTTFLSKFRDSVKIRRSSSAPSKSEKNRDSSSSSDSGVSTGSLKYPKYDGAELDLPIMKHACQNKTNRKTIDYSPISITSTTSDPMQQISFKFHEVPNMIKSESFDAGPMNCIRRHNKGLPSLDSHGGVRSPSSCGSETSDYLETLSMSSISSNETSSRCITRPRSGREYSTIQNTLRRQNACERCCHLPQEI, encoded by the exons ATGCCTGCTCTAGTGGCTCTTGCTCCACCAAAAAGCCGAGTGCCACGTGGTCCTGTTCGAGTACACGTGAGGCACGTGCCAGCTTTGCCCAGCACTGTTTGCATCACTTCTGGTGTACCACCCAAGCTGCTAGCTGTCTGGGATGTCGCCGATCTCAG ACGCTATGGAATGGTAGATGGTCGCCTATGTTTCGAAGTGGGTACTCGTGGTGGTCGCTTAGAAGGTGCTTGGGCACTCTTGGCCGATAGAGCAGATAAATTAGTGGAAGCACTTGCAGCTTCTGCTTCAACGTCACGATCTAGCATAa GCAACGACAACAGAAAGCAACTCCAACTGAAGATAGACAAACGACTATCAGACATGAACGACTCTGCCGACATGGATATGACTCCGAGTTGGAATCTAGATCAAATGTCCGAAGCTGAGAGCAGCATAGGCTTCGGAGATTCGGCTTCCGTGATAGACGGGCAGATTTCGAAGCACGGCAGCAGCGAATCAAGGGAGTCTCTCAGGCCGGTCAATCTTGGCCGGTGCATGAGTTGCATGAGTCATTTGGGTGCACCGGTGGCAGGGTCTGCAGCCAGTAGCGCTAGTGGAGCGTGGACTGCAATGGATTCCTTCAACGAGATGAGACCGGAGACGGACAGAGCGTCGTTGTATTCCCGGTCGAGCGGCGGCACGTCCGAGTATTCAGTTCCTAAAACCTTCTGGAAAGATTGTAGCATGAGTTCCAAGAGTGCCAGTCCAATTTGTCCCCTACCTCCCGGTCCAATAGTTCAAATGAGGAACAGTTGCACGTGCCAATGTCTTCGTAGTCAGAAGAGCTTCAGCGGACCTTATGAAAATTATGATGTACCTAAACCTCCAATGCCTCTCATTCAA GAATATCCTGCTTCATCACCCAGTATGCGAAAATCAGATTCAAACTATGACGTGCCAAAGAATTTGAAAAAGTGTCTTACAAAAGACATTATTAGCTGTACATGTTCTCACAACAACATAGTTAAAAGCATATCAATACCTTTCACACCGACTGCAGAAATCGCAAGCGAAGACGCCGATAGCCTGAATAATCAATTAGATTTGCACATAGAAGCACAAGCATCTTCTTCGCACTCCAACTACACCAATATTGAACCGATTACTGATAGTACTATGAATAAAACCACCCAAGAACAGCCCAGTGTAGATATGTCGTTAATCTTAGACGAATTCGAAAGTTCAGCGCAAATACTGAGGAACGCTGGATTCTGTCAGGACGAGATTGATGGCCTCGAGGATATACCTGAGAACGAGCCGTTGTGCATGAATCACGAACATCATTATTCTTGTACAGATTCTCAAAACACTAAAACTTCATTGAGTAATTATAATACACCTGAGAAAAGCTTCGGAGTGAAGGGATTTGAATCATCTTTTGCGGAAAATTCAACGCTGACAAGACGGAAGAGTAGTTCGGCTGACTTTTTAAAGAAAGCAGAAGCATTCTTTGACATGGCCAAAAGCAATAGTCATAAAGACGTGTCAACAGATTTGAACCCATTGACTAAAAACAACTATAGTAACATGAtgcttgaaaattttataaatctgAATCACCAAACCGTCATTCGGAAGAGTGATCTTGTGAAGCCGGAGAAGCCGGTCAAACCCGACACTACGTTTCTTTCCAAGTTCAGAGACTCTGTAAAGATTCGCAGGTCTTCGAGCGCCCCGAGCAAGTCAGAAAAGAATAGGGATTCTTCGAGTTCGAGCGACTCGGGCGTTTCAACGGGTTCGTTGAAGTATCCGAAGTATGATGGGGCCGAACTTGATTTGCCCATTATGAAGCACGCTTGTCAAAACAAAACCAACAGGAAGACAATAGACTATTCCCCGATTTCTATCACCTCAACAACGTCTGATCCGATGCAACAAATTTCGTTCAAGTTCCACGAGGTTCCCAATATGATCAAGTCGGAATCGTTCGATGCCGGCCCGATGAACTGCATCAGAAGACATAATAAAG GTTTGCCTTCTTTGGATAGTCATGGCGGCGTGCGCAGTCCGAGCAGCTGCGGTTCCGAAACATCCGACTATCTCGAGACGTTATCCATGTCTTCGATCAGCTCCAACGAAACAAGCAGTCGCTGCATAACACGTCCTCGCTCAGGTCGTGAATACAGCACCATCCAGAACACTCTGAGACGACAGAATGCCTGCGAACGTTGCTGCCATCTGCCGCAGGAGATTTGA
- the LOC143914414 gene encoding phosphatidylserine lipase ABHD16A, which translates to MITKMKEISLCMFGPRLYKVHLDGPPTSLYLPRYTESWGDRVIYSLNLMWKISIFTCPFVSLYFYKRDYIVISSFVSLFKLMASVGFVMVASLCMRGYGRVTNPQYREFIRALTEPQNKTQLRRFDFDFTAWPVDFDCGKMARSDKPKFIEPNKRQRKRWNDIAMNIIGGVAVRSFGLKLIYPGSTSILYMFVEKVLLEGRIKLVEEYGGKRYKIKTRDNNEIDSMFVDRRGVTQNGKTLVVTSEGNAGFYEIGVMTTPIEAGYSVLGYNHPGFASSTGLPYPLEEQHAIDAIMQFAINELKFVPDNIVLFGWSIGCYSIAWAAVQYPDVKGIILDATFDDLLPLGLSRMPPSWRPMVTEVIRGYVDLNIADLLKDYSGPIKLIRRTMDEIICIDEGRMSTNRGNDLLIKILAHRYRNLFEADQYTLLRQYLSLQGPALSVFVSADHPGDMDKNKKVLFLAGKYLTDYKSTHCTPLPKEYLQIPRDLTLDEDFVFT; encoded by the coding sequence ATGATTACCAAAATGAAAGAAATATCCCTGTGCATGTTTGGACCCCGTCTCTACAAAGTCCATCTGGATGGACCTCCGACAAGTTTATACCTTCCTCGGTACACCGAGAGCTGGGGAGATCGAGTCATATATTCTCTGAACCTCATGTGGAAGATCAGCATCTTCACATGCCCATTCGTGAGCTTATACTTCTACAAGAGAGACTACATAGTGATCAGCTCGTTCGTGTCCCTCTTCAAACTGATGGCCAGCGTCGGATTCGTCATGGTAGCTTCCTTATGCATGCGGGGCTACGGCCGGGTGACAAACCCACAGTACAGAGAATTCATCAGAGCCTTGACAGAACCTCAAAACAAGACTCAACTGAGACGATTCGACTTTGACTTCACCGCCTGGCCTGTAGACTTTGACTGCGGAAAGATGGCCCGATCAGACAAACCCAAATTCATCGAACCCAATAAGAGGCAACGGAAACGCTGGAACGACATCGCTATGAATATAATCGGAGGGGTAGCCGTCAGATCTTTCGGACTCAAGCTCATATATCCAGGCTCGACGTCCATATTGTACATGTTCGTCGAGAAGGTTCTGCTAGAAGGACGTATCAAACTAGTAGAAGAATACGGTGGAAAACGGTACAAGATCAAAACAAGAGACAATAACGAAATTGATTCTATGTTTGTAGACAGACGGGGTGTGACTCAGAACGGAAAAACTCTCGTCGTGACGTCTGAAGGCAACGCTGGATTTTACGAGATAGGAGTCATGACGACTCCGATAGAAGCTGGATATTCAGTCCTTGGTTACAACCATCCTGGTTTCGCCAGCAGTACCGGACTGCCGTATCCGCTTGAGGAACAGCACGCAATAGACGCAATAATGCAATTCGCAATAAACGAGCTGAAATTCGTACCCGATAACATCGTCCTATTCGGCTGGAGCATCGGATGCTACTCCATAGCCTGGGCTGCCGTCCAGTACCCGGACGTGAAAGGGATCATTCTAGACGCCACATTCGACGATCTCCTACCTTTGGGTCTGTCTCGCATGCCCCCGTCTTGGAGGCCGATGGTCACCGAAGTGATCAGAGGCTACGTCGATTTGAACATCGCCGACCTGCTGAAGGATTATTCGGGGCCGATTAAACTGATTCGCCGTACTATGGATGAGATCATTTGCATCGACGAGGGCCGGATGTCTACGAATAGGGGGAATGATTTGTTGATTAAGATTTTAGCTCATCGTTATCGCAACCTGTTCGAGGCCGATCAGTACACTTTGTTGAGGCAGTATTTGAGTCTGCAAGGACCGGCTCTGTCCGTCTTCGTGTCGGCTGATCACCCCGGTGATATGGATAAAAACAAGAAGGTTCTCTTCTTGGCCGGGAAGTATTTAACCGACTACAAGTCGACCCATTGCACTCCATTACCTAAAGAATATTTACAAATTCCTCGGGACCTGACTTTAGATGAAGATTTCGTTTTTACATAA